In Mytilus edulis chromosome 6, xbMytEdul2.2, whole genome shotgun sequence, the following proteins share a genomic window:
- the LOC139526593 gene encoding protein TANC2-like: MRFKDHWNLDSLVDFNSYVENLHNQSIVRRNWLIEEIDDKMATSETGIILIAEMGYGKSSIVSNIVCAEQSSDWYVIRKHVLTYHFCRYDSIRSTNAAYFIRNIASAIVSRYPELGNFILMDEIANDILFGLRCSEDPVSCLEKGILNPLQNNWNSYQLIIVIDALDECNSEDKNNILQLLFKQIDNFPQNIKFIFTSRNIEQVVSKFRGLHFIELSRFSKENEKDIIEYIEKISQISKPEMNLLTKVSRGNFLHVKLYLQSCEKSRNCDFKKIPSSLEKVYQINFERAFDTQSCLFEELRPIFEVLCTMTKPLKENQILKVANITPENRRKTERMIGNELGHFIITSDGYLSFLHKSIADFLTCSSRKHLRFFVHKENGHKLFGAYLLNLRNISESDLVDVVHHVAMSRNEEWQNILIHRFAKQILNYTNLPLLFYLHEAVTDFNSYATTHLLLKITIMQYINDTDDRHMSAAFIAASHGNEQALKCLLDYGADPYFQVPFPYTIKRRFLTDIVHKCKYIYFCGYNILHIASQNGHIQVVQMLVERFNDFILFTRNDMNLTAFDLAAENGHIAIATYLLNKNNSFANFISLHHAAENGHSSIVNLLLQYGLKDNCVPCNGSIFWIPSSHGRIQQDYRIKYANLINVKYISFYDDWYLITCDTALNAAVRNGHLKVVELLLNEATNTLNCTAFDGKTPIMTAVQYNQNTVVRLLLNVKVDFTARCRNDIFPKRRAMYSLDKSELNNLTRERCGNVHAEDEFQKAVTTIPEIYDFLSEFDGQHIPKIKLSRANAIKCNGKVSPMHNILQNDRGKFWMYSNTDSLKTVLSDFSAKYLDLCVDSKGYNVLQRAVIGGNIAAVKYLIEKGMTVQVLSRKGYNLLYLGMLDAPVSQYDRMPLYYHDSNHFRLIQDIWTTGNVTQHVSTVDYSETLGYILNVMFELSNTDLDYLNTITDIQNYCQ, encoded by the exons ATGAGATTCAAGGATCATTGGAATCTTGACAGCTTAGTTGATTTTAACTCTTATGTAGAAAATCTACACAACCAGAGTATTGTAAGAAGGAATTGGTTAATTGAGGAAATTGATGATAAAATGGCCACTTCTGAAACAGGCATTATTCTTATAGCAGAAATGGGTTATGGAAAATCATCCATTGTTTCAAATATAGTTTGTGCTGAGCAGTCTTCAGACTGGTATGTTATACGAAAACATGTTTTGACATATCACTTCTGCAGATATGATTCTATCCGATCTACAAATGCAGCATATTTCATTCGTAATATAGCCAGTGCTATTGTCAGCAGATATCCAGAATTAGGCAATTTCATTTTGATGGATGAAATTGCAAATGACATATTGTTTGGACTAAGATGTTCAGAAGACCCTGTATCGTGTTTAGAAAAAGGGATCCTCAATCCTCTGCAAAATAATTGGAATAGTTACCAGCTCATAATTGTAATTGATGCCTTAGATGAATGCAATAGTGaagacaaaaataacattttacagtTGTTATTTAAACAGATAGacaattttcctcaaaatatcaAGTTTATATTTACTTCAAGAAACATTGAACAGGTTGTGAGCAAATTCCGAGGATTACATTTTATTGAATTAAGTAGATTTAGCAAAGAAAACGAAAAAGACATTATAGAATACATTGAAAAAATAAGTCAGATTAGCAAACCAGAAATGAATCTTCTAACAAAGGTTTCTCGGGGAAATTTCCTTCATGTTAAACTTTATTTACAATCTTGTGAAAAATCTAGAAACTGCGACTTTAAAAAGATACCATCTTCATTGGAAAAAGTTTATCAGATTAACTTTGAAAGAGCTTTTGATACTCAATCTTGTTTATTCGAGGAACTGAGGCCTATATTTGAGGTTTTATGTACTATGACGAAACCTTTGAAAGAGAATCAGATTCTAAAAGTAGCGAATATTACCCCGGAAAATAGACGAAAGACTGAGCGTATGATTGGCAATGAACTTGGACATTTTATCATTACTTCTGATGgatatttgtcatttttacacAAATCTATTGCTGATTTTCTAACCTGTAGCTCACGAAAACATTTAAGGTTTTTTGTTCATAAAGAAAATGGACACAAATTATTTGGTGCTTATCTTTTAAATTTACGTAATATTTCTGAATCGGATCTAGTTGACGTTGTACATCATGTAGCAATGTCCAGAAATGAGGAGTGGCAGAATATTTTAATACACCGCTTTgccaaacaaattttgaattacaCAAATTTGCCGCTCCTATTTTATTTGCATGAAGCTGTTACGGATTTCAATTCATATGCAACTACACATCTCTTATTGAAAATAACAATCATGCAGTATATAAATGATACAGACGACAGACATATGTCAGCCGCCTTTATAGCTGCATCTCATGGGAATGAACAGGCACTTAAGTGTTTGCTGGATTATGGGGCTGATCCATATTTCCAAGTACCTTTTCCTTACACCATAAAGCGCCGATTCCTAACAGATATAGTGCATAAAtgcaaatacatttatttttgtgggtataaTATACTACATATTGCAAGTCAAAATGGGCACATTCAAGTTGTGCAGATGTTGGTTGAACGTTTTAATGACTTTATACTGTTTACGAGAAATGACATGAATCTAACTGCTTTTGATTTAGCTGCCGAAAACGGACACATTGCGATtgcaacatatttgttaaacaaaaacaattcgtttgcaaattttatttcattgcatCATGCAGCTGAAAACGGACATTCAAGTATAGTAAATTTGCTACTTCAGTATGGATTAAAGGATAACTGTGTACCTTGTAATGGTTCTATATTCTGGATACCAAGCTCACATGGTAGAATACAGCAAGATTATCGAATTAAATATGCAAATTTAATTAATGTCAAATATATCAGCTTTTATGATGATTGGTATTTGATAACATGCGATACAGCATTAAATGCTGCAGTAAGGAATGGGCATTTGAAAGTTGTAGAACTGTTATTAAATGAGGCGACAAATACGTTGAATTGTACTGCTTTTGATGGAAAAACACCTATTATGACTGCAGTGCAATATAATCAAAATACTGTAGTAAGACTGTTACTCAATGTCAAAGTTGATTTTACTGCAAGATGTAGAAATGATATTTTCCCAAAAAGGCGTGCTATGTACAGTCTGGATAAATCAGAACTAAACAATTTAACAAGAGAACGCTGCGGTAATG TACATGCAGAAGACGAATTTCAGAAAGCTGTTACTACCATTCCGGAAATATATGACTTTTTAAGCGAATTTGATGGCCAACATATACCTAAAATTAAGCTCAGTCGTGCAAATGCTATCAAATGCAATGGAAAAGTTAGTCCAATgcataatattttacaaaatgacagAGGAAAATTCTGGATGTATTCTAACACAGACTCCCTTAAAACAGTTTTAAGTGACTTTTCAGCAAAATATCTTGATTTGTGTGTAGATAGTAAAGGATATAATGTATTACAAAGGGCTGTGATAGGCGGGAACATAGCAGCTGTTAAGTACCTTATTGAAAAGGGAATGACTGTTCAAGTTTTGTCAAGAAAAGGTTATAACTTGTTATATTTAGGAATGTTAGATGCTCCTGTTTCACAATATGATAGAATGCCTTTATACTACCACGATAGCAACCATTTCCGTTTAATTCAAGATATTTGGACAACAGGAAATGTGACACAACATGTGTCAACTGTTGATTATTCCGAAACATTGGGATAcattttaaatgttatgtttGAATTGTCTAACACAGATTTA GATTATTTAAACACCATTACAGATATACAGAATTACTGTCAGTAA